The nucleotide window CCAAacaataagaatataaattaattaaaatagtattaCTACACTAATTAAGACAACTAAAACCTTTGAGTGCAGATTGTAGGATCTACCCGTGGAATTGTTGTGCGAACGCTGTCTTCCTTACTAATGCATCTTTCTCGGGTAATACTctgatttttcttaaatttgtcTAATTTCCCACACGTCTCTAGCAGCAGCAACAATACAACAAAAATAGTAATAGAACTTAGTCTCTAGCAATTATATTCATTGtgcattttaataaaaaatacatttgatCTAAAAGAGTTATGTAATCATAATACACCAACCCAGTTACAGTCCACTACAATAATATGTCTTAAAACGTTTTTTTCTCCAATCTCAAGTCCATACTCCATATATATAGCAATCTAAAAAACTAGTTGCAGTCATTAATTACAAGTGCTATGTTTAGAAGAAATAATATTGTGATTATTGTGTTAGAGGTTTTCAGTTCGAATGACCGTTGTgacgaaactaatattatatacCGTAATTTCGGATCCGGGAAGATTAGGACTTCAGCCCGAACTTCCtggtagttaaaaatatatatatatatatatatatatatatattgtgataAGTGAGTACACACCTTATCAATCTATCTCGTGATTTTCGTGCTCACTGGTCCAAGGCATCGCATTTTCGCACACACACGCTTCTGCCATTTCCATCATGTGTGTGCACTACCCCCACACGCACCACTATCtcatatattattttggaaATCAAACTATAAAATGCTTTTGAATCCACTAAAAGTATTATTCATTCCATACAGTTAGTTTTTAATCTCTTGGACTCTTTTTGGTGTAATTAATCTTTTGGACTTCTCTGTTTAATTTATGTAGAATTTAATAGACTCTAACGTTTAATTTTAGACAAAATATCCAATAAGTAGTCCccaaataatatgtaaatattacTATTACAATACATGTTTCTGTTTACGTAAAAACTTGAGACCGTTTGATATGCCAAAACACTGAAAGAGAAAACAAGACACATGAAGAAAAAAGAAGCAATAGAGTTTGATAAGTCTTTTGACTAAAAGCAACAattaaaacatttaagaaaataatcttATAACCGAAAGTGATGTTATTATAAAGCAAGACGCGATCTCTCACGTTCACTATAAATACCCTTTACTCTTTGCCTCCCAAAACAAACAAGCTCACACTCCTCAAAACCTAATCCCTCTCAACTTTTCAAATCAAACCTCTCTTCTTCTCCAGCAATGGCGCGTCTTCTCTTTCGTCTCCTTCAAGAAGCCACTCCTCCGTCGCCGGCCAAAGCTTCTCCGACGTTAAACTCTGACCTCATAGTCATCATAGCAGCTCTCCTCTGCGCACTGATTTGCGTCCTCGGCTTAGTCGCCGTCTCTCGATGCTCCTGGCTCCGTCGCATCGCCGCCAGTAGGAGCTCCGCCGCGAACTCCGATCAGAATCCTCAACCGCCGGTGGCTGCGGCCAACAAAGGATTGAAAAAGAAAGTACTACGTTCTCTGTCGAAGCTCACTTACTCGCCGGATTCTCCTCAGGCGGAGAAACTGGCCGAGTGCGCGATCTGCCTGACGGAGTTCGCCGCCGGCGATGAGCTCAGAGTGTTGCCGCAGTGCGGTCACGGTTTTCACGTGGCGTGTATCGACACGTGGCTTGGGTCTCACTCTTCGTGTCCTTCTTGCCGTCAGGTCTTGGTGGTTGCCAGGTGTCAAAAATGTGGCGGCGTACCCGGTAGCTCAAGCTCAGGATCCGAATCCGATACCCGGGTCAAGCAAcgtgaagatgaagatgaaccTAATAGCTTCTTGCCTTGATTCTTTTTTCAAAAGACTTTTTCCTATCTTACACAttacaataatatataattaaaaagtattcCTTATCATTTTAGAGGATAATGGTAATCTGTCAtgtgtaaatatttatttattgtaaatatatttattattatgtgTAATGGAAAGTTATTGTCATTGAACACTTTCCTTTTTTATATTGCaaagtaattaatttttatcaatatatcGTTTTATGGATATCGACGTGATTTGTGAACTAACTAAAGACCATGAAACAGTTGCAAGAACTTGGAACTTAGACGTTGGACCACACAGTTCGTACGTAACTACAACCCAAATCAACTACTAGAACTTTAAAATTTGGTACCAAACCAAACAACCAGATATGCTTGAATGTAGTTATTAACAGGAATATGCGATGGTAACGTGAATGTACTAATTATGTTACCGACTTTCTACGTTTTAGATGGTTTTGCGTGGTGACAAAGTGTCTAACGAATCATAAATGAATTAAGtgcacttaaaaaaaaaactaataaaaatagtaatctAAAAAGCAACGTTCCCTCGTAGCACAATTTGGTTCATTGGATAGAAAACGCCAGTTctgtatatattttcatgtaaGAAATCAATGACATAGCATTCGCCTTGTAATACTATATATGCATGGTTTAATTTACGTCTAAGTTCATGTATAGAAGCATCAACGGACTCAGTTAATCATAATTGAATGTTGGTTGTTCGTTGCTACTTATTTGATTAACTTATGGAATATTCGTTAAAACATATGGAAAAGTAGACAGATGGACCATTGTCCGTGGAACAGATGGTGTGATGTGTTTTGTGTGAGTTTTCTCTTTTTCCATTTTCCATTGATAAAGCATCAAACAAATTGTTGGGGTgggtttatattatttaatttattcaatGAGTAATTTATGAATGTTGGGATCACGAGCCTGTATCCCACTAAACTATCAAACGCGAGTTTAAATAATTAGCATTAGGACTTCGGAAATGACCATGAAGATGGTCTTATTTTGTCGTCGAACATTGACCTAACAAAAGATCGCCAAGATCCTAGAGTACAACTTAAGTGCGAATTAAGACAGTGAGAAAGTAATTTGATAATAGTTAGTCAAGATGTAGATAATCACACACATGaaaaataaactattatatGGATTGTTTATCTTTCTACGTGTAGCCATCAAATAAAACACGTACGAATAATGATGGTCCACCCTCGCGAGCTATCATCATTCATCACGAGTTTTTCCACTATGGAAAGTGCTGCTGTGCGTCCATGTGCTAAGTGATAACCTTATTTAATCGTATAACTTATAGTGTGTATAGAAATTTTGTAATAAAAGTAAACTAAATTGCAAAATATCCATCAATATCCATCAGTTTAGACCCCAAAAAAAATCCGTCAATTATATCTTTTAACTACTATGGCTTTGAGGATATAGCTTGAACGGGTATTTAATGCTCTAAGTCTTCAAAATTTTCGAGCTGAAAGCGAGCTATCACCACTAACTCAAAGTGGTTGTTTTAAGTGTATTTGGGTTAGTGGTAATAGCTCGATTCAGTTTTCATAATAGACTAATTGACAGTACCTCTATTTTTTTGGGTAAGACATTACCTTTTCTCACTGACATCTTCCAATTCATACATATTCTACTCGAAACTGACAAATGTCGAATCACCAAGAcagataaataatattattaaaatcgtggtgtggtattttttttattaataactgattataataaaaattaaaggtCTAATTAACTAAATCGAATACAACCGGAAAGAAACTCGACGGtaaattaaaataactaaaacatgACCGATGATAGATATGGCTGAGTAGAGAAGAAACCCATAGAAAAACTTCATTTGTAATCTTAGAGCATGCATTCGAAGGAACATGCTGAAGTTGATATACATTGAAGAACTCAATCAATGGGTTTTGAAAGCAGCTGAGAACTGCTTCTAAAAATGCATGGATCTCATGTCGTTGCAGTAAAGTGCAGAGAGACTGACAGAATAGGACTACACACAAAGTCGTTCACGGTACAACTTCTGAAAAATAGCAGTTGACAGAGTCGGGATATGCTGAGTTAGATTACGATGAGTTTAGATTACGATGCAGTAAAATGCAGGGAAGAGGCGTTAAAGATACGAGCCTGACTCAAAATAGAGGCGACAGCGGAATCATGCATTCTGGCCGACCACTTGTAGTTAGACGGTGAGCTCATGGATCTGACGAACAAGGATCTCAACGCTAGTAAAGACTCGAAGAGTAGGGGTACGGCCTGAGCAAGAAATTCGAGATCTTCGGATAACGATGATAATAGCTCCGATACGAAAGGTCACATGGTTGACTATGTGAAGAATTGTCAATATTTGAGACGGCGTAATGTGATGGAGACGCAAAAGTGATAGAGTTAGGAGATCTGGCGAGTTCACACTCGTGGTGTGGTATTTAATATCGAAATTGAAGTATTCGCTTATATAATAAATTGTATTATTGTACGTGCATGAATGTGCCTGATCTGTTACCTTGTCCCTTGGCTTTATTTCCATGGATAGATGATAGCATTATTTTGCCTAGCTCTCAGATAATATTTACTAAAATGATAGCTATACTacttatgaatatttatttcttttctatATCGCAAAGAAATAGTAGGAAGTCGAAAGTGAAGAGCTGCTCTTTTGGTTGTTAAaagtaaaaagtataatttCTCAGTGAAAAATGATGAAACTGATGTTCCAAATCTGGCCGGAGATTCGCTGGTTGATTCTTAGCTAGTGGTGGTATAGTTGAACAAAATCATTATCGGTtgagtatataatatatatgtgtgtgcgTGAAGGTTTAAGAAAGTGTACAATTTTTTTGACGCATTAAGGTAATGTTCAAATTCAGGTCTGGTAGACAAATTAAAGCAACTTCTCTTTTGTGCATTAGAAATTTTACACCTGAATATGACAACATTTATAACTGCACCACTAATTATGTTTTGTTATGGGACAATATTTGTAAACATGCACATGCGTTATTAATTTTGAGGATTATATGTTTAGATCCTTTGGATTTTCTACAGTGACATTTATCTATGTAATGATAATATAACACTTGTTAAGTTTATGACATCTTTTCAACTCAACTAATTTTGCATATTTTTCATAGATTGTTAAAATGTAATGTATATTTTATCACATGTTTGTTGATATATCCAGGTTTCAATATCGTAGCATTTTAGCTACTATCAATTTATGGGCCTCGTTGATGTTTATTGGGTTTTATCGTTCCAAACTGGGGCGATCTTAATAAAAgcagattttcttttcttttttttttgctaaaggaaaaaaaactgaGCGGCTATGAgtgaagaaacaaaataatttcaaataaaaacaaatttgtgAAAATGTTGATTTTTCGTAATACCACCCATTTGGAATGGTTGGTTGATTGTTTGTATTATCCTACACTATTTAATCTAATAAAGtatgttgtttaaaaaatatatttgtgaaATTTGAAAAGATAGTTTTTCAGGTATTCTTAAAGTCAATATTGAATAGTCTAATAccagtgtttcaaaaaaagaataGTCTAATATACCAACTTATTGTTGCGTGTTCACGAAGACAACTTTTATAACTGAACCAGTGGCTCACCTACCACACAGATAAACCAGACtcccccacccccccccccccccccccccccaaaccTAGCTCAACCCTTCTAAGACCATAATTATCGAAGATGGTTAGGCTTGTGTGTGGCCAACCAAAATAACGATTGCATTGGTTTATTAAATCCTGTACAGTTTTTTCAGTTGACTATAACCAGTATAACGCCTAACCGGCCAAATGTAGCAACTCATCCGAAATGCAATTTTCGCAGTTGCATAGTATTATAAATAGatagttataaataaataacgAAATAAATAGTTCATAGACCGAAAAAGACATAAAACAATGACGTCAGAATAGTTATAAATATCATTCGTATTTATGACATCACATCGAACAGTGAAACGCCCACAAATACAGTTCATCAAAAGTAACACACTAATAGCTTTTCCTGCAAGGCTGCAGCAGCCacataactttttaaaataaacaagtCCTTAATCTACCAAATATTTGGGTTCTTAgaaacaataatatttatattaattatgtttttcacAAAGGCtgaaaataataagaaaccATAAAAGAccaaatatataaaccaaaggCCTGGATTCTACAGCTGGAAACCTAAAGGACATATGGAGAATCTAATAGCATAAGAGGTCCAGGAGAAGATGAAAGACCCAACAGACCGTAACCCGCTTCCTGGCAAAAAGGGTTGTCTAAGTAGTCTCGCACATCAAGATCGTTATTGCCACCGTTCGAATATTGCTCTGTCTTAACGCCAAAGTTGTTGTCGTCCTCGTTGTTGTAGTTGCTGTTTTCTGGAGAGAAAATGACTCCGTTGAGCTGAGACACGGCTGGATTGATTAGGGTTTTGAACTCGTCAACGTTGTGGGCTGATGATCCATGGAGTAGGTTATTATTGTAATTTTGGTGGGTATCATCGTAGAGTAGCGATGGAAAGTTGGTTAGGGTTTTAGATGGTTCAAGAAGAGGAGGCAAGATTTCAAGATGATGAtaatggttatgttgttgatgtgTTGTTGATAGTGAAGTGTTATGGAGGTAGCTGATTTGGTTATGGATTCCAACATTCTTTCTGTCTCCTGTTTTGTTAAACACTCTGCAAATCACCCATTCCTCCTGTGTCACCACCATAAATTAAACATTAAAATGCTACTATTAGACATTATGTTTCGAAGTATATAGCTACTTCAGAATAAACATATTTCATATTTGTATTATTGTATTAATTACACGTAACCAAGATCGATAAAGATCTTGTTTGAAATGCGAGCTGGCCAATTGATTTATGACGATACATGGAGTTAATTGAAGAAAGCAATAGTGATGAAAACGACACAACAGTGTAGCATGGAAGAACAGAAAACGGCAAGGTGTTTGGTGTTGACACCCACACGTACAGGTTTATATCAAATCTATCACATCTCAAACTGCTCTCTCCCCTGTCCACCCCATACTAGCTTAACCAAATAATGACAATACTattgaaaaaatagttttgagGAAATAGTGTAACAAATGAATTTGGGAAAAAGTGAATAGTTCAGTTAAACCTTTCTTTTCAGCTTATCGTTTTTAAAAGTCAACTCTTTAGATGaagttcataaaaaaaattgtaatgctgaaatataaagttaaacctgtaatattaaaaatttgtaatatttttttttctcaaaaaataacACTATTAAAAAAGTTTAAGAGACGCACGGGTGGGAGTAAAGTTACAGAACGAAGGTGAAATATTAAAtgagttaatattttatatttaagttttagtttcaaaaagtcaacttataaaaataataatgtcgCAATTAAATTCGTTTAATCTGGTAGAGTTTAAAAGTATTAAGAGACGCATGTTTAGGGCTAAAGTAACACAGTTATCATTTACCTTACACGTGTGGCGGTGAGAAAGGTCAGTTTCGAGGCGATACTCATGCATGACCCACTTAGTCTTGAGGCCTCGTGGAGCCCTACCCTTGTAGAACACAAGGGTCTTCTTCATTCCGACAAGTGCTCCTCCGCCGCCGCCACCGCCGGCAAAGACCTCCTTATCTTTTCCGGTAGCCTTCCAGTATCCAGCGGTAGTGGCTCTGTTAGTCCTTAGCCCTGTGGGATATTTTCTATCCCTTAGACTGTAAAAGTaccactctctctctcccaTCTTGGCCATTTCTTGAGAACACAAAAGAAAACAcatgaaagttaaaaaaagattaagaaaacaaaagggAAACAAAACTATAGAGAAACGAATATATAAAGATGTATTCTTGAAAAGGGTATAAATATTGACGTTCatacaaaaagataaaatatagttatcaaaaaaaaaaaaaaaaagataaaatattaagatatatttttgaaaatgatagAAATCTTAGCATtcttacaaaaaatatatatattacataccAGGGAGTTCCCAGGGTTCGCAGCGATTGAGGTCAACTTCGGCAATGTGAATGCCACATAGACCTCCATGGAAGACTTTAGAGGCTAAGTAGAAAGTTATGAGCTCTTCGTCCGTCGGGTGAAACCGGAAGCCAGGTGGTAAACCTCTGTCGTTTCTTTCTTCTCCGGCGAGCTCACTCAACACATCTTCCACCGCAAGCATCATCGTTTAGTTATTATAACTGAAAAAGATACTTTTAAGTCTTGTTACTAGAAGAGACACGAAAAAGGAGAACAAAGAGCAATGATGCAAAAGGTGATGGTGAGTATAACCTTATTGTGTGcaagattatatatttatatacaaaaagggcacataagagagagagagagagagagagagagagagagagagagagagagagagagagagagagagagagagagagagagagagagagagagagagagagagagagagagagagagagagagagagagagagagagagagagagagagagagagagagagagagagagagtgtattTTGAGTATTTGAGGTTATAGGAGCATTGATGATAAAGGCTGTGAAATTCATTTGGTGACACAAATAATTGGAAGTGGATGACATAAAACGAAATGAAATAGTTGAAGATATCAGATGTCGGCGGTGACACGTGCGTAGAATGATATAAAATCAGGTAATGGTAATAAATGCAATACGTACTACACTATCTATCCCACTAAATATTTAACTGCCCACACGATCTTATGATAAATCTCCCAAGTCTGTCTTTTACCTAAACCCTACAAAAccctataatttatataaatataatagatttttaaatttaaatcaagaTATTGAACAAATGTTTCATCCAATAATTCAAAACCTGCTGTACTTGCATAGGCTTACCTAAGCCTATCCATTATTAAAAGCTTAGTATATAGTTTATGTTctgtttataatataaataatatttctcCAGGGGGTCTATCTCTCTAGCTCTGATGATATTTCTGTTactttattttatcttttcatTCATCtcaaaattgttattttttctatttgcgTTTATTATTGCCCAAGTGATTTCGTCGGTCTACTAAATTATAGTGATGTTCCTCTGCATCACGAACAATATTATTGGCCCTGTCAAAAAAGGTAAcagttttatttagtttttttttgtttgttaatatattcagttaaaACAGTGAAGGCTATATCATTTAACTTACATTTGAAATAACCCAATTAAAGTTAGAGaaattgttagaaaaaaatcaaaattcataaactaaccaaattcttaatctctctccttttttttccATGTCTTCCTCAACTTCTCTTTAAAAaactaatttgatttttttttgttatttcacaaataattCCTTAGGACATTTCCAATAATACACAatacttttttatatattttactataaaataaaataactctattataaagttagaTTTGCTCCAATAGTTCacctataatagagttactctatattttactctattatagaataacTCTAATATAGAATGAACCATCTAACAAATTCAACTATATAATAGAATTacattttagagtaaaatatataaaaaatattttgtatcatTAGAGATGGTCTTTGAACCACTTTATAAGCCACTGTGTAGTAGAAAAAATATTGTCCACTTTGTTCAAAATCACTGCACTAGTGAATTGGTATGTATAGTATTCGTGTCACTAAACTTTGAGATATTAGGTGaaacaaaaatcacaaaaatgaaaataggAGACTGTTTGTCACACCTCTCTTATAGTATGTGTCAATCAAATGACAAAAGGGTCCATTCCTCGTCTTTGTCTGTTTGTATTAAATATATGTCtgtattaaagtttttttttgttggtaaaaGTCTGTATTAAAGTTTATAGTAACAAATTATCTTCCAAAATGACAAATAAAATATCAAGTTGCTGTTAGAAGTAAAATCTCAGTT belongs to Brassica rapa cultivar Chiifu-401-42 chromosome A07, CAAS_Brap_v3.01, whole genome shotgun sequence and includes:
- the LOC103832100 gene encoding RING-H2 finger protein ATL8 — translated: MARLLFRLLQEATPPSPAKASPTLNSDLIVIIAALLCALICVLGLVAVSRCSWLRRIAASRSSAANSDQNPQPPVAAANKGLKKKVLRSLSKLTYSPDSPQAEKLAECAICLTEFAAGDELRVLPQCGHGFHVACIDTWLGSHSSCPSCRQVLVVARCQKCGGVPGSSSSGSESDTRVKQREDEDEPNSFLP
- the LOC103832101 gene encoding protein CUP-SHAPED COTYLEDON 3 → MMLAVEDVLSELAGEERNDRGLPPGFRFHPTDEELITFYLASKVFHGGLCGIHIAEVDLNRCEPWELPEMAKMGEREWYFYSLRDRKYPTGLRTNRATTAGYWKATGKDKEVFAGGGGGGGALVGMKKTLVFYKGRAPRGLKTKWVMHEYRLETDLSHRHTCKEEWVICRVFNKTGDRKNVGIHNQISYLHNTSLSTTHQQHNHYHHLEILPPLLEPSKTLTNFPSLLYDDTHQNYNNNLLHGSSAHNVDEFKTLINPAVSQLNGVIFSPENSNYNNEDDNNFGVKTEQYSNGGNNDLDVRDYLDNPFCQEAGYGLLGLSSSPGPLMLLDSPYVL